From Dromaius novaehollandiae isolate bDroNov1 chromosome 15, bDroNov1.hap1, whole genome shotgun sequence, a single genomic window includes:
- the MED7 gene encoding mediator of RNA polymerase II transcription subunit 7: MGEPQQVSALPPPPMQYIKEYTDENIRKGLAPKPPPPVKDSYMMFGNQFQCDDLIIRPLESQGIERLHPMQFDHKKELRKLNMSILVNFLDLLDILIRSPGSIKREEKLEDLKLLFVHVHHLINEYRPHQARETLRVMMEVQKRQRLETAERFQKHLERVVEMIQNCLASLPDDLPHSEGGLGVKAEPMDTDDGNSCIGQSEKQRERSGCKRDQVLDKDAAMCSIIDEMT; this comes from the coding sequence ATGGGTGAACCTCAGCAAGTGAGTGCTCTTCCTCCACCACCAATGCAATATATAAAAGAATATACAGATGAAAACATCCGTAAAGGTCTGGCTCCAAAGCCGCCTCCGCCTGTGAAAGACAGTTACATGATGTTTGGTAATCAGTTTCAGTGTGATGACCTAATTATTCGACCCTTGGAAAGCCAAGGTATTGAGCGATTACATCCTATGCAGTTTGATCACAAGAAGGAGTTAAGGAAACTTAATATGTCTATCCTGGTAAACTTCTTGGACCTCTTGGATATCTTGATAAGGAGTCCAGGGAGCATAAAGCGAGAAGAGAAACTGGAAGacttaaaattgctttttgttCATGTCCATCATCTTATAAATGAGTATCGCCCTCACCAAGCGAGGGAGACACTGAGGGTCATGATGGAGGTGCAGAAACGTCAGCGTTTGGAAACAGCAGAGCGATTTCAGAAGCATTTAGAGCGAGTTGTAGAGATGATTCAGAACTGCCTGGCCTCCTTGCCTGATGATCTGCCTCACTCAGAGGGAGGGTTGGGAGTGAAAGCAGAACCCATGGATACTGATGATGGCAACAGCTGTATTGGACAGAGTGAAAAACAGAGGGAACGTTCTGGCTGCAAGAGAGATCAGGTTTTAGACAAAGATGCAGCTATGTGTAGCATTATTGATGAAATGACatga